From one Lycium ferocissimum isolate CSIRO_LF1 chromosome 7, AGI_CSIRO_Lferr_CH_V1, whole genome shotgun sequence genomic stretch:
- the LOC132062241 gene encoding receptor-like protein 52, which translates to MNKYHDLMIIFLVTFPLLHANAQTTFVKDDEKTILLKLKSYLRNSSDIQQRWNLSSSPCSWPEISCSHGSVTGINLKDKNLNSIRPIICKLKNLTHISLASNIFSGLFPTALYNCSKLRVLDISFNQFHGPLPTDIYRMSRLTSLDLTGNNFNGTIPGAVGQLSELKHLHLRNNKFEGSIPREIGNLSNLESLDMSYMEKFELATIAEELDTDFRESEILLNLTEENLIGRGGSGNVYQISVNENRRHVAVKRICNDRKLDNNLEKQFFAELQTLSGIRHVNIDTLICSISNEKSKILVYEYMVNQSL; encoded by the exons CCCTTCTTCATGCTAATGCACAAACCACGTTTGTAAAAGATGATGAGAAGACTATATTATTGAAGCTCAAGAGCTATTTGAGAAATTCATCTGATATCCAGCAGCGATGGAATCTCAGTTCATCTCCTTGCAGTTGGCCAGAGATTTCCTGTTCTCATGGTTCTGTCACAGGCATAAATCTTAAAGACAAGAACCTTAATTCAATCCGACCAATCATTTGTAAACTCAAGAATCTCACACATATTTCACTTGCATCAAATATTTTTTCGGGATTATTTCCAACAGCTCTATACAACTGCTCGAAACTGAGAGTTCTTGATATTTCTTTTAACCAATTCCATGGACCATTGCCTACGGACATTTATCGAATGTCTAGACTAACCAGTTTAGATCTCACTGGAAATAATTTCAATGGCACCATTCCAGGAGCTGTTGGTCAGCTTTCAGAGTTGAAACATCTGCATCTTAGGAACAACAAATTTGAAGGTTCAATACCCCGGGAAATCGGAAATCTCTCAAACCTTGAGAGCTTAGATATGTCGTACATGGAGAAATTTGAGCTTGCTACCATTGCAGAGGAGCTAG ACACTGATTTCAGAGAATCAGAAATTCTGCTGAATCTAACTGAAGAGAACTTGATTGGGAGGGGAGGATCTGGAAACGTCTACCAAATTTCTGTCAATGAAAATAGAAGACATGTTGCTGTTAAAAGAATATGCAATGacagaaaattggacaacaatCTGGAGAAACAGTTTTTTGCAGAACTTCAAACATTAAGTGGAATTCGACATGTCAACATTGATACACTAATTTGCAGCATTTCAAATGAGAAGTCAAAAATTCTAGTGTATGAGTACATGGTAAATCAAAGCCTTTGA
- the LOC132065275 gene encoding receptor-like serine/threonine-protein kinase At1g78530 — protein sequence MHHDCSPPIIHRDIKSSNILLDNELNAKVADFGLAKVLAKHGHTETASAVAGTFGYIAPEYAYTAKVSMKSDVYSFRVVLLELVTGKEPVHRDEDMNLAQRAWKHIEEDKLFEDALDEEIKESANLKAMNDVFKLGLMCTNKVASVRPSMKEVLQVLLLLATNHHS from the exons ATGCACCATGATTGTTCTCCGCCCATTATCCATCGAGACATCAAATCAAGTAACATCCTTCTGGACAATGAATTGAATGCAAAAGTTGCAGATTTTGGACTAGCAAAAGTCCTGGCCAAACATGGACATACTGAGACAGCTTCTGCTGTTGCTGGGACTTTTGGTTACATTGCTCCAG AGTATGCTTATACAGCAAAAGTAAGTATGAAGAGCGACGTCTATAGCTTTCGTGTTGTGTTGTTGGAGCTAGTTACCGGAAAGGAACCTGTTCATAGAGATGAAGACATGAACCTTGCACAGCGGGCATGGAAACACATTGAAGAAGACAAACTTTTTGAAGATGCTTTGGATGAAGAAATCAAGGAATCAGCAAACTTGAAAGCAATGAACGACGTGTTTAAGTTAGGGCTGATGTGTACTAACAAGGTAGCTTCCGTCAGACCTTCCATGAAGGAGGTATTGCAAGTTCTTTTACTCTTAGCTACTAATCATCATTCATAG